A genomic stretch from Canis lupus baileyi chromosome 3, mCanLup2.hap1, whole genome shotgun sequence includes:
- the MYH1 gene encoding myosin-1, protein MSSDQEMAIFGEAAPYLRKSEKERIEAQNRPFDAKTSVFVAEPKESFVKGTVQSREGGKVTVKTEAGATLTVKEDQVFPMNPPKYDKIEDMAMMTHLHEPAVLYNLKERYAAWMIYTYSGLFCVTVNPYKWLPVYNAEVVTAYRGKKRQEAPPHIFSISDNAYQFMLTDRENQSILITGESGAGKTVNTKRVIQYFATIAVTGDKKKEEVTSGKIQGTLEDQIISANPLLEAFGNAKTVRNDNSSRFGKFIRIHFGTTGKLASADIETYLLEKSRVTFQLKAERSYHIFYQIMSNKKPDLIEMLLITTNPYDYAFVSQGEITVPSIDDQEELIATDSAIDILGFTSDERVSIYKLTGAVMHYGNMKFKQKQREEQAEPDGTEVADKAAYLQSLNSADLLKALCYPRVKVGNEFVTKGQTVQQVYNAVGALAKAVYEKMFLWMVTRINQQLDTKQPRQYFIGVLDIAGFEIFDFNSLEQLCINFTNEKLQQFFNHHMFVLEQEEYKKEGIEWEFIDFGMDLAACIELIEKPMGIFSILEEECMFPKATDTSFKNKLYEQHLGKSNNFQKPKPAKGKVEAHFSLIHYAGTVDYNIGGWLDKNKDPLNETVVGLYQKSAMKTLANLFSGATAAEAEAGGGKKGGKKKGSSFQTVSALFRENLNKLMTNLRSTHPHFVRCIIPNETKTPGAMEHELVLHQLRCNGVLEGIRICRKGFPSRILYADFKQRYKVLNASAIPEGQFIDSKKASEKLLGSIDVDHTQYKFGHTKVFFKAGLLGLLEEMRDDKLAQLITRTQARCRGFLARVEYQKMVERRESIFCIQYNIRAFMNVKHWPWMKLYFKIKPLLKSAETEKEMANMKEEFEKTKESLAKAEAKRKELEEKMVALMQEKNDLQLQVQAEADSLADAEERCDQLIKTKIQLEAKIKEVTERAEDEEEINAELTAKKRKLEDECSELKKDIDDLELTLAKVEKEKHATENKVKNLTEEMAGLDETIAKLTKEKKALQEAHQQTLDDLQAEEDKVNTLTKAKIKLEQQVDDLEGSLEQEKKIRMDLERAKRKLEGDLKLAQESTMDIENDKQQLDEKLKKKEFEMSNLQSKIEDEQALAMQLQKKIKELQARIEELEEEIEAERASRAKAEKQRSDLSRELEEISERLEEAGGATSAQIEMNKKREAEFQKMRRDLEEATLQHEATAATLRKKHADSVAELGEQIDNLQRVKQKLEKEKSEMKMEIDDLASNMETVSKAKGNLEKMCRTLEDQVSELKTKEEEQQRLINDLTAQRARLQTESGEYSRQLDEKDSLVSQLSRGKLAFTQQIEELKRQLEEEIKAKSALAHALQSARHDCDLLREQYEEEQEGKAELQRAMSKANSEVAQWRTKYETDAIQRTEELEEAKKKLAQRLQDAEEHVEAVNAKCASLEKTKQRLQNEVEDLMIDVERTNAACAALDKKQRNFDKILAEWKQKYEETHAELEASQKESRSLSTELFKIKNAYEESLDQLETLKRENKNLQQEISDLTEQIAEGGKRIHELEKIKKQVEQEKTELQAALEEAEASLEHEEGKILRIQLELNQVKSEIDRKIAEKDEEIDQLKRNHIRVVESMQSTLDAEIRSRNDAIRLKKKMEGDLNEMEIQLNHANRMAAEALRNYRNTQGILKDTQIHLDDALRGQEDLKEQLAMVERRANLLQAEIEELRATLEQTERSRKIAEQELLDASERVQLLHTQNTSLINTKKKLETDISQIQGEMEDIVQEARNAEEKAKKAITDAAMMAEELKKEQDTSAHLERMKKNMEQTVKDLQHRLDEAEQLALKGGKKQIQKLEARVRELEGEVESEQKHNIETVKSLRKHERRVKELTYQTEEDRKNVLRLQDLVDKLQAKVKAYKRQAEEAEEQSNVNLSKFRKLQHELEEAEERADIAESQVNKLRVKSREVHTKIISEE, encoded by the exons ATGAGTTCAGACCAGGAAATGGCCATTTTCGGGGAGGCGGCTCCATACCTCCGGAAGTCTGAAAAGGAGCGcattgaggcccagaataggCCCTTTGATGCCAAGACGTCAGTCTTTGTGGCGGAGCCCAAAGAATCTTTTGTGAAAGGGACTGTCcagagcagagaaggagggaaagtgaCAGTGAAGACCGAAGCGGGAGCA ACTCTGACGGTGAAAGAGGACCAAGTCTTCCCCATGAACCCTCCCAAGTATGACAAGATCGAGGACATGGCCATGATGACTCACCTGCACGAGCCTGCTGTGCTGTACAACCTCAAAGAGCGTTATGCAGCCTGGATGATCTAT ACCTACTCAGGTCTGTTCTGTGTCACTGTCAACCCCTACAAGTGGCTGCCAGTGTACAACGCAGAGGTGGTGACGGCCTACAGAGGCAAGAAGCGCCAGGAGGCCCCGCCGCACATCTTCTCCATCTCTGACAATGCCTATCAGTTCATGCTGACAG ATCGGGAGAATCAGTCCATCTTAATCAC AGGAGAATCTGGTGCGGGGAAGACCGTGAACACGAAGCGTGTCATCCAGTACTTTGCAACAATTGCAGTCACTGGGgacaagaagaaggaggaagttaCTTCTGGCAAAATACAG GGGACCCTTGAAGATCAGATCATCAGTGCCAACCCCTTACTGGAGGCCTTTGGCAACGCCAAGACTGTGAGGAATGACAATTCCTCTCGCTTT GGTAAATTCATTAGAATCCACTTTGGTACCACAGGGAAGCTGGCTTCTGCAGATATTGAAACAT ATCTTCTAGAGAAGTCTAGAGTTACTTTCCAGCTGAAAGCGGAAAGAAGCTACCACATTTTTTACCAGATCATGTCTAACAAGAAGCCAGACCTAATCG AAATGCTCCTGATCACCACCAACCCATATGACTATGCTTTCGTCAGTCAAGGGGAGATCACAGTCCCCAGCATTGATGACCAAGAGGAGCTGATAGCCACAGAT AGTGCCATTGACATCCTGGGCTTCACCTCTGATGAAAGAGTCTCCATCTACAAGCTCACGGGGGCCGTGATGCATTACGGGAACATGAAGTTCAAGCAGAAGCAGCGGGAGGAGCAGGCCGAGCCAGATGGCACTGAAG TCGCTGACAAGGCGGCCTACCTCCAGAGCCTGAACTCTGCTGACCTGCTAAAAGCCCTCTGCTACCCCAGGGTCAAGGTCGGCAACGAGTTTGTCACCAAAGGCCAGACTGTGCAGCAG GTGTACAATGCGGTGGGCGCTCTGGCCAAGGCCGTCTACGAGAAGATGTTCCTGTGGATGGTCACCCGCATCAACCAGCAGCTGGACACCAAGCAGCCCAGGCAGTACTTCATTGGGGTCCTGGACATTGCCGGCTTTGAGATCTTTGAT TTTAACAGCCTGGAGCAGCTGTGCATCAACTTCACCAATGAGAAACTGCAACAGTTCTTCAACCACCACATGTTCGTGCTGGAGCAGGAGGAGTACAAGAAGGAGGGCATTGAGTGGGAGTTCATCGACTTCGGGATGGACCTGGCTGCCTGCATTGAGCTCATCGAGAag cCCATGGGGATCTTCTCCATCCTAGAAGAGGAGTGCATGTTCCCCAAGGCCACAGACACCTCCTTCAAGAACAAGCTGTATGAACAACACCTTGGGAAGTCCAACAATTTCCAGAAACCCAAGCCTGCCAAAGGCAAGGTTGAGGCACACTTCTCACTGATCCACTACGCGGGTACTGTGGACTACAACATTGGTGGCTGGCTTGACAAGAACAAGGACCCCCTGAACGAGACTGTTGTCGGGCTATACCAGAAGTCTGCAATGAAGACTCTAGCTAATCTCTTCTCTGGGGCAACAGCTGCTGAAGCAG AGGCTGGTGGTGGCAAGAAAGGCGGCAAGAAGAAGGGTTCTTCTTTCCAGACCGTGTCTGCTCTCTTCAGG GAGAATTTGAATAAGCTGATGACCAATCTGAGGAGCACTCACCCCCACTTTGTACGGTGCATCATCCCCAATGAAACCAAAACACCAG GGGCCATGGAGCATGAACTTGTCCTGCACCAGCTGAGGTGTAATGGTGTGCTGGAAGGGATCCGCATCTGCAGGAAGGGGTTCCCAAGCAGGATCCTTTATGCAGACTTCAAACAGAG ATACAAGGTATTAAATGCAAGTGCTATCCCAGAAGGACAGTTCATTGACAGCAAGAAAGCTTCTGAGAAGCTCCTTGGGTCCATCGATGTGGACCACACCCAGTATAAATTTGGTCACACCAAG GTCTTTTTCaaagctggtcttctggggctcCTAGAGGAGATGCGAGATGACAAGCTAGCCCAGCTGATTACCCGAACCCAGGCCAGGTGCAGAGGGTTCTTGGCAAGAGTGGAGTACCAGAAGATGGTGGAGAGAAG AGAGTCCATCTTCTGCATCCAGTACAACATCCGTGCTTTCATGAATGTCAAGCACTGGCCCTGGATGAAGCTGTATTTCAAGATCAAGCCACTCCTCAAGAGtgcagagacagaaaaggagatggCCAACATgaaggaagagtttgagaagaccAAAGAAAGCCTTGCAAAAGCTGAGGCCAAAAGGAAAGAGCTAGAAGAGAAAATGGTTGCTCTCatgcaagagaaaaatgaccTGCAGCTTCAGGTCCAAGCT GAAGCAGATAGCTTGGCTGATGCAGAAGAGAGATGTGACCAGTTGATTAAAACCAAAATCCAGCTGGAGGCGAAGATCAAGGAGGTGACTGAGAGagcagaggatgaggaggagatcAATGCTGAGCTGACGGCCAAGAAGAGGAAACTGGAAGATGAGTGTTCAGAGCTCAAGAAAGATATTGATGACCTTGAGCTGACCCTGGCCAAGGTTGAAAAGGAGAAGCATGCCACAGAGAACAAG gtgAAAAACCTCACAGAAGAGATGGCAGGCCTGGATGAAACCATCGCAAAGCTGACCAAGGAGAAGAAGGCCCTCCAAGAGGCCCACCAGCAGACCCTGGATGACCTGCAGgcagaagaggacaaagtcaaCACCCTGACCAAAGCTAAAATCAAACTTGAACAACAAGTAGATGAT CTTGAAGGATCCttggaacaagaaaagaaaatccgaATGGATCTAGAAAGAGCAAAGAGGAAGCTAGAGGGAGACCTAAAATTGGCTCAAGAATCCACAATGGATATCGAAAATGACAAACAGCAACTTGATGAGAAACTCAAAAA GAAAGAGTTTGAAATGAGCAATCTGCAAAGCAAGATTGAGGATGAGCAGGCTCTAGCAATGCAGCTACAGAAAAAGATCAAGgagttacag GCCCGCAtcgaggagctggaggaggaaatCGAGGCAGAGCGCGCCTCCAGGGCCAAAGCAGAGAAGCAGCGCTCTGACCTCTCCCGGGAACTGGAGGAGATCAGCGAGCGCCTGGAAGAAGCTGGCGGGGCCACATCTGCCCAGATTGAGATGAACAAGAAGCGGGAGGCCGAGTTCCAGAAGATGCGCAGGGACCTGGAGGAGGCCACCCTGCAGCACGAAGCCACAGCGGCTACACTGAGAAAGAAGCACGCGGACAGCGTGGCCGAGCTCGGGGAGCAGATAGACAACCTGCAGAGGGTCAAGCAGAagctggagaaggagaagagcGAGATGAAGATGGAGATTGATGACCTTGCCAGTAACATGGAGACTGTCTCCAAAGCCAAG GGGAACCTTGAAAAGATGTGTCGCACTCTAGAAGATCAGGTGAGTGAACTTAAGACCAAGGAAGAGGAGCAGCAACGGCTAATCAATGACCTGACGGCTCAAAGAGCGCGTCTGCAGACAGAATCAG GTGAATATTCACGCCAGCTAGATGAAAAGGACTCATTAGTTTCTCAGCTCTCCAGGGGCAAACTAGCATTCACACAGCAGATCGAGGAACTGAAAAGGCAGCTTGAAGAGGAGATAAAG GCCAAGAGTGCTCTGGCTCATGCCCTGCAATCAGCCCGCCACGACTGTGACCTGCTGCGGGAACAGtatgaggaggagcaggagggcaaGGCCGAGCTGCAGAGGGCAATGTCCAAGGCCAACAGTGAGgtggcccagtggaggaccaaATATGAGACGGACGCCATCCAGCGCacagaggagctggaggaggccaA aaAGAAGCTGGCCCAGCGTCTACAGGATGCTGAGGAGCATGTAGAAGCTGTGAACGCCAAATGTGCTTCCCTGGAGAAGACAAAGCAGCGGCTCCAGAATGAGGTGGAGGACCTCATGATTGACGTAGAGAGAACCAATGCAGCCTGTGCCGCCCTGGACAAAAAGCAGAGGAACTTCGACAAG ATCCTGGCAGAATGGAAACAGAAGTATGAAGAAACTCATGCTGAACTTGAAGCTTCCCAAAAGGAGTCCCGTTCCCTTAGCACAGAGCTGTTTAAGATTAAGAATGCTTATGAGGAATCTTTAGACCAACTTGAAACCCTGAAGCGGGAAAATAAGAACTTGCAAC AGGAGATTTCTGACCTCACTGAGCAGATTGCAGAAGGAGGGAAACGCATCCATGAACTGGAGAAGATAAAGAAACAAGTGGAACAGGAAAAGACTGAACTTCAGGCTGCTTTAGAGGAGGCAGAG GCATCTCTTGAACATGAAGAGGGAAAGATTCTGCGCATCCAACTGGAGCTGAACCAAGTCAAGTCTGAGATTGACAGGAAAATCGCAGAAAAGGATGAGGAAATTGACCAGCTGAAGAGAAACCACATCAGGGTCGTGGAGTCGATGCAGAGCACTCTGGATGCCGAGATCAGGAGCAGGAATGATGCCATCAGGCTCAAGAAGAAGATGGAGGGAGACCTCAATGAGATGGAAATCCAGCTGAACCATGCCAACCGCATGGCTGCAGAGGCCCTGAGGAACTACAGAAATACCCAAGGCATCCTCAAA GACACCCAGATCCACCTGGATGACGCCCTCCGGGGCCAGGAGGACCTGAAGGAGCAGCTGGCCATGGTGGAGCGCAGAGCCAACCTGCTTCAGGCTGAGATTGAGGAGCTGAGGGCCACTCTGGAGCAGACGGAGAGGAGCAGGAAAATCGCAGAACAGGAGCTCCTGGATGCCAGTGAGCGCGTCCAGCTCCTCCACACTCAG AACACTAGCCTGATCAACACCAAGAAGAAGCTGGAGACAGACATTTCCCAGATCCAGGGAGAGATGGAGGACATCGTCCAGGAAGCCCGCAATGCAGAGGAGAAGGCCAAGAAGGCCATCACCGAC GCGGCCATGATGGCTGAGGAGCTGAAGAAGGAGCAGGACACCAGTGCCCACCTGGAGCGGATGAAGAAGAACATGGAGCAGACGGTGAAGGACCTGCAGCATCGTCTGGATGAGGCTGAGCAGCTGGCCCTGAAGGGTGGGAAGAAACAGATCCAGAAACTGGAGGCCAGG GTCCGTGAACTTGAAGGAGAAGTTGAAAGTGAACAGAAGCACAACATTGAAACTGTCAAGAGTCTACGCAAACATGAGAGGAGAGTGAAAGAACTAACTTACCAG actGAGGAAGACCGCAAGAACGTGCTCAGGCTCCAAGATCTGGTGGATAAACTGCAAGCGAAGGTGAAAGCTTACAAGAGACAAGCTGAGGAAGCG GAGGAACAATCCAACGTCAACCTCTCCAAATTCCGCAAGCTCCAGCACGAGCTGGAGGAGGCCGAGGAGCGGGCTGACATTGCCGAATCCCAGGTCAACAAGCTGCGGGTGAAGAGCCGGGAGGTTCACACGAAAATCATAAGTGAAGAGTGA